A region from the Salicibibacter cibarius genome encodes:
- a CDS encoding class II histone deacetylase → MQNRTGFIFDESYLWHDTGSGALSLPAGGWLEADVYAENPDTKRRIKSLIDRSGYSKELDRITPSVVTQEDLKETHSADYIEKIKEMSDTPRGGMAGEEAIVGPGSYEIACLSAGGGIAAVDKVMSGEVDNAYALTRPPGHHAEEDKGMGFCLFNNVAIAARYARKTYGLNRVMILDWDVHHGNGTEQSFYDDPNILFVSIHQELNYPPKSGQVDKTGKGEGEGYNINIPLPAGTGDEGYIHTLENVVAPLVDQFQPELILISAGQDASIFDPLGRMMVTADGYKRMAIFMKKLAEKHCQGRLIALHEGGYSAPYVPFCTLRIIEALKGKDSKVEEEPFQYIVKEMPTELNTHQQSAVSNVIEEHSGRWSFHNTMQ, encoded by the coding sequence ATGCAAAATCGTACAGGGTTTATTTTTGATGAAAGTTATTTATGGCACGATACAGGGAGTGGCGCACTCTCACTTCCGGCTGGCGGTTGGTTGGAAGCAGATGTTTATGCAGAGAATCCGGATACAAAACGTCGTATTAAAAGTTTGATCGATCGCTCAGGATATAGTAAAGAACTCGATCGTATTACCCCTTCAGTCGTGACGCAAGAAGATTTGAAAGAAACGCATAGTGCAGATTATATCGAAAAAATCAAAGAGATGAGTGATACACCCCGAGGTGGAATGGCAGGGGAAGAAGCCATTGTAGGACCCGGTTCGTATGAGATTGCTTGTCTTTCAGCCGGAGGAGGGATCGCGGCAGTGGACAAGGTAATGTCAGGTGAAGTAGATAACGCTTATGCGCTAACAAGACCTCCTGGACACCATGCAGAGGAAGATAAGGGAATGGGTTTTTGTTTGTTTAATAACGTCGCTATTGCAGCAAGGTATGCTCGTAAAACATATGGATTAAATCGTGTGATGATACTGGATTGGGATGTTCATCACGGGAATGGCACAGAACAATCTTTTTACGACGATCCTAATATTCTTTTTGTTTCCATTCACCAAGAACTCAATTACCCACCGAAGAGTGGACAAGTTGATAAAACAGGCAAAGGAGAAGGAGAAGGTTATAACATCAATATCCCTTTGCCAGCTGGCACAGGTGATGAAGGTTATATTCACACGCTTGAAAATGTGGTAGCACCATTAGTTGATCAATTTCAACCAGAATTAATTTTAATTTCAGCCGGCCAAGACGCAAGTATATTTGATCCGCTTGGCAGAATGATGGTGACAGCCGATGGGTATAAGCGAATGGCAATATTTATGAAAAAATTAGCAGAGAAGCATTGCCAAGGACGATTAATCGCTCTCCATGAAGGGGGCTATAGCGCACCTTATGTACCTTTTTGTACACTTCGCATCATTGAAGCACTTAAAGGAAAAGACAGTAAAGTTGAGGAAGAACCATTTCAATATATAGTAAAAGAGATGCCAACAGAACTTAATACTCATCAGCAAAGTGCTGTCTCTAATGTAATCGAAGAACATTCTGGACGATGGTCTTTTCACAACACAATGCAATAA
- a CDS encoding FAD-binding oxidoreductase — MLQEKMGHHLVSARSDLDAYRYDASFGEFFPEAVVYVSNTEMVSQVLEIANEYKVPVTPRGQGTGLSGGDLPIHGGITLDMSQWPASVEIFPDDLVARVSPATLTSEIHVEAEKYGLMYPPDPSSSNISTIGGNLAENAGGPRGLKYGVTKDYVLGLEVVTPEGDVMHTGGRTIKNVTGLDVTKLLVGSEGILGIITSATLKLIPKPATKQTVMAAFPTMETAGEAVSTTLTSGILPAKMEFIDQACARAVEEYEPLGLPTDIEAIVLVEVDGHPTAVQEEAETVMKIMKKLGGTFVSVPRTKEEALNMWKARMLVSPAIATIKPTRASEDATVPRSQIPVMMVHLADIREKYQLSLVVFGHLGDGNLHPNILCDERDKEELERVEKAVGEIFHSALELGGTLSGEHGIGTMKSPFLEKELGPVGVDMMKRVKQSWDPNNIMNPGKIFPDKGQRLILSRRGEK; from the coding sequence ATGTTACAGGAAAAAATGGGTCATCACTTGGTAAGCGCTCGTTCTGATCTCGACGCTTATCGTTACGATGCTTCCTTTGGTGAGTTTTTCCCGGAAGCCGTCGTCTATGTCTCGAATACCGAGATGGTCAGTCAAGTGTTGGAGATTGCAAACGAATACAAAGTTCCGGTGACACCGAGAGGCCAAGGCACAGGATTGAGCGGCGGTGACCTCCCAATCCATGGAGGAATCACCCTCGATATGAGTCAATGGCCGGCTTCGGTAGAAATTTTCCCTGACGATTTAGTCGCGCGTGTATCCCCGGCGACCCTGACCTCCGAGATTCACGTGGAAGCAGAAAAATACGGACTGATGTACCCCCCTGACCCGAGCAGTTCCAACATTTCCACCATTGGCGGTAACTTGGCGGAAAATGCCGGAGGACCACGAGGTTTGAAGTATGGCGTCACCAAAGATTACGTGCTCGGCCTTGAGGTTGTGACCCCGGAAGGCGACGTCATGCACACCGGCGGGCGCACGATAAAGAACGTCACAGGCCTGGATGTTACAAAGCTCCTTGTCGGTTCTGAAGGCATTCTCGGCATTATTACAAGTGCTACGTTAAAGCTTATTCCAAAGCCTGCCACTAAACAAACGGTGATGGCTGCCTTTCCGACGATGGAAACGGCCGGAGAAGCAGTCTCGACAACGTTAACCTCCGGGATTCTCCCGGCGAAAATGGAATTTATTGATCAGGCTTGCGCACGTGCCGTTGAAGAATACGAACCTCTAGGCCTGCCCACGGACATTGAAGCCATTGTTCTGGTCGAAGTGGACGGACATCCTACAGCTGTCCAAGAAGAAGCAGAAACCGTAATGAAAATCATGAAGAAGCTCGGGGGAACATTCGTCTCCGTGCCCCGGACGAAAGAAGAAGCCTTGAACATGTGGAAAGCCAGGATGTTGGTCTCCCCTGCAATTGCAACCATCAAACCAACGCGGGCTTCCGAAGATGCCACAGTTCCTCGCAGCCAAATCCCCGTGATGATGGTTCACTTGGCTGATATCCGCGAAAAATACCAGCTCTCGCTTGTTGTATTCGGTCATTTGGGTGATGGCAACCTCCACCCGAATATTTTATGTGATGAACGAGACAAAGAAGAACTCGAGCGGGTTGAAAAGGCCGTTGGGGAAATATTTCATTCTGCATTGGAACTGGGCGGAACGCTTTCCGGAGAACATGGCATCGGGACGATGAAATCTCCTTTTCTGGAAAAAGAGTTGGGTCCCGTTGGCGTGGATATGATGAAACGGGTTAAACAAAGCTGGGACCCAAATAATATCATGAATCCGGGCAAAATATTTCCGGATAAAGGGCAGCGGTTGATATTGAGTCGGAGGGGTGAAAAGTAG
- the sigK gene encoding RNA polymerase sporulation sigma factor SigK: MSGIFTAIAYAFKEIMLFVSYVKNQAFPQPLSKEDEKKYLERMYEGDEHARNMLIEHNLRLVAHIVKKFENTNEDNEDLISIGTIGLIKGIESYSPNKGTKLATYAARCIENEILMHFRSLKKVSKDISIHEPIGADKEGNELSLMEILKEDGPDIVEDLHLKMEKRHIYESIHVLSDREREVVVARFGLGEDEERTQREIAKDLGISRSYVSRIEKRALLKLFQAFYKRQKGETQ; encoded by the coding sequence ATGTCTGGCATTTTTACTGCGATTGCGTATGCGTTCAAGGAAATAATGCTGTTCGTTTCCTATGTCAAAAATCAGGCGTTTCCTCAACCTTTATCAAAGGAAGACGAAAAAAAATACCTAGAGCGCATGTACGAAGGAGATGAACATGCGCGTAACATGCTGATTGAGCACAATTTGCGCCTCGTTGCACATATTGTAAAAAAATTTGAAAACACGAATGAGGATAACGAAGATTTAATTTCCATCGGGACGATTGGGCTTATTAAAGGGATTGAGAGTTATTCTCCGAATAAAGGTACGAAGCTCGCGACGTATGCGGCCCGTTGTATTGAAAATGAAATTCTCATGCATTTTCGTTCCCTTAAAAAAGTAAGCAAAGATATTTCTATTCATGAGCCGATTGGGGCAGACAAAGAGGGGAACGAACTTAGTTTAATGGAGATTCTTAAAGAGGATGGACCGGATATTGTCGAAGATTTGCACTTGAAAATGGAAAAACGGCATATTTATGAAAGTATCCATGTGTTGTCGGATCGGGAACGGGAAGTGGTCGTTGCAAGGTTTGGGCTCGGCGAGGATGAGGAGCGCACGCAGAGGGAGATTGCAAAGGATTTGGGGATCTCCAGGAGCTATGTGTCGAGAATTGAAAAACGTGCCTTATTGAAGCTGTTTCAGGCCTTCTATAAGCGCCAGAAAGGTGAGACGCAGTGA
- a CDS encoding HU family DNA-binding protein encodes MNKTDLINSVAEHADLSKKEASKAVDSVFDNITDTLKKGDKVQLVGFGSFEVRERSSRKGRNPQTGEEIEIPATKNPAFRPGKQLKDAVN; translated from the coding sequence ATGAATAAGACAGATTTGATCAATTCTGTTGCAGAACATGCCGATCTTTCCAAAAAAGAAGCTTCAAAAGCTGTAGATTCGGTATTCGACAACATCACGGACACATTGAAAAAAGGGGATAAAGTGCAACTCGTCGGCTTTGGCAGTTTCGAAGTTCGCGAGCGTTCTTCCCGCAAAGGACGTAACCCGCAAACCGGCGAGGAAATTGAAATTCCGGCGACCAAAAATCCGGCATTCCGCCCCGGCAAGCAATTGAAAGACGCCGTCAATTAA
- the mnhG gene encoding monovalent cation/H(+) antiporter subunit G, with the protein MIEILISLFVLSGSLLSLIGSIGIMRLPDVYARMHAATKSATLGVVLLILGTFTYFLAEGVFSLQLLITIVFVFLTAPVAAMIISRSAHRNGVELWSQTKHDELMESYPEHLEPERDNEKADNS; encoded by the coding sequence TTGATCGAGATTCTCATTAGCCTATTTGTTCTCAGCGGCAGTTTATTAAGCTTGATCGGTTCCATCGGAATCATGCGTCTGCCTGATGTATACGCCCGTATGCACGCGGCCACCAAAAGCGCCACACTCGGTGTTGTTTTGCTGATTTTAGGGACCTTTACGTATTTTTTGGCCGAAGGCGTCTTTAGCCTGCAACTTTTAATCACCATCGTCTTTGTGTTCCTCACCGCACCGGTGGCCGCAATGATTATTTCCCGATCCGCCCACCGAAATGGCGTCGAATTATGGAGCCAAACAAAACACGACGAATTAATGGAAAGTTACCCGGAACACCTCGAACCTGAACGCGATAACGAGAAGGCTGACAATTCATGA
- a CDS encoding Na(+)/H(+) antiporter subunit F1 — protein sequence MFETVLLIGLVIFSLSLLLCLWRALKGPTLWDRVIALDSFGLNLIGFIGILMIRQSTSAYAEVVLVLGILAFVGSVSLAKFLERGVVIDRDSH from the coding sequence GTGTTTGAAACAGTGTTGTTAATCGGATTAGTCATCTTCTCATTGTCTTTGTTGCTTTGTTTGTGGCGGGCGTTAAAAGGGCCGACGCTGTGGGATCGCGTTATCGCCCTGGACTCCTTTGGCTTGAACTTGATTGGTTTTATCGGCATTCTCATGATTCGGCAATCAACGAGCGCTTACGCTGAGGTCGTGTTGGTTTTAGGTATTTTGGCCTTTGTCGGTTCGGTATCATTGGCGAAGTTTTTGGAAAGGGGTGTCGTCATTGATCGAGATTCTCATTAG
- a CDS encoding Na+/H+ antiporter subunit E produces MAFQILLNIAIAIFWMALQSEYTIVEFVIGYVIGLGVIFFLRRSLPQPFYLQRVWAIIKLIALFVKELVVANLDMIRVVLSPKLNVTPGIVAVHTNLKTDWEVTILSMCITLTPGTMTMDYSEDGRTLYIHCIHVKNTQEVIDDVRNNFERAIREVTK; encoded by the coding sequence ATGGCATTTCAAATTCTTTTAAATATCGCCATCGCCATTTTCTGGATGGCGCTCCAAAGTGAATACACAATCGTCGAGTTCGTGATTGGCTATGTAATCGGACTCGGAGTAATCTTTTTTCTGCGTCGTTCACTCCCCCAACCGTTTTACTTGCAACGCGTCTGGGCAATCATTAAGTTGATCGCCCTGTTCGTGAAAGAACTCGTGGTCGCGAATCTTGATATGATTCGCGTCGTCTTGAGCCCAAAGTTAAACGTCACACCCGGAATTGTCGCCGTCCATACAAACTTGAAAACCGATTGGGAAGTGACGATTCTTTCCATGTGCATCACCCTCACGCCCGGCACGATGACGATGGATTACTCCGAAGATGGCCGTACGCTCTATATTCATTGCATTCACGTGAAGAATACGCAAGAAGTGATTGATGATGTCCGCAATAACTTCGAACGAGCCATTCGGGAGGTGACGAAATAG
- a CDS encoding Na+/H+ antiporter subunit D, protein MNSLLIVPIVLPAIIGAILVFFAKFQRMQRVISAVAMITILSASIWLAIAVYNEGIMTMNMGDWPIPYGIPLVADMFATVMLLLSAIVGVCCLFFAFRTIHPDREKFYFYPFYFFLLTGVNGSFLTGDLFNLFVFFEVMLIASYILIVHGGSGFQLRESFKYVTINVFSSMFFLAGVAYLYAATGTLNIADLGVRVAELDQEGVLNVVAVVLLFVFAMKGALFPLYFWLPDSYTGPPAAIAALFGGLLTKVGIYAIIRMFTVVFNHDPTFTHNLILFIAGATMFFGVLGAVAQYNFKRILSYHIISQVGYMVMGLGIFTPLALAGAIYYIVHHIIVKTALFLFAGISEKITGTNDLKQMGGLLKTHPTFSWMFFITAISLAGIPPLSGFFSKFPLILSGMQEERYLITAVALLVGLLTLFSMIKIFSFAFWGRQKHTEPQAKIKTGSLLLSTAPLVALTIILGLMAEPIFSYSLEIAEELLDPAVYIESVLEE, encoded by the coding sequence ATGAATAGTCTTCTCATCGTACCAATTGTTTTACCGGCCATCATAGGCGCTATCCTTGTTTTTTTTGCCAAATTCCAGAGAATGCAGCGGGTCATTAGCGCGGTCGCGATGATCACCATTCTCAGCGCTTCGATATGGTTAGCCATCGCTGTCTATAATGAAGGGATCATGACCATGAATATGGGTGATTGGCCCATCCCTTATGGCATTCCACTTGTCGCGGACATGTTCGCAACCGTGATGTTGCTGTTGTCAGCGATTGTAGGCGTTTGCTGTTTATTCTTTGCTTTTCGAACGATTCATCCCGACCGGGAAAAATTTTATTTTTACCCTTTCTACTTTTTTTTGCTGACAGGGGTGAACGGTTCGTTTCTTACCGGAGATTTGTTCAACTTATTCGTTTTCTTCGAGGTCATGTTAATCGCCTCTTACATTTTGATCGTCCACGGTGGCAGTGGATTTCAACTAAGAGAATCGTTTAAATACGTGACGATTAATGTTTTCAGTTCCATGTTCTTTTTGGCCGGAGTTGCCTACCTTTACGCGGCAACCGGTACATTAAACATTGCCGACTTGGGGGTGAGAGTGGCTGAACTGGACCAAGAAGGTGTGCTCAATGTCGTGGCGGTCGTCCTCCTTTTCGTTTTTGCCATGAAAGGCGCGCTGTTTCCGTTGTACTTTTGGCTTCCGGATTCCTATACAGGACCTCCGGCGGCAATTGCCGCCCTGTTCGGCGGTTTGCTGACAAAAGTGGGGATTTACGCGATCATTCGCATGTTCACGGTTGTTTTTAACCATGACCCTACTTTTACCCATAACCTTATTTTGTTTATTGCCGGTGCGACGATGTTCTTCGGCGTTTTAGGGGCGGTTGCCCAATACAACTTCAAACGCATCCTTTCCTACCACATTATCAGCCAGGTTGGATACATGGTTATGGGGCTTGGGATTTTTACGCCGCTGGCACTCGCCGGAGCCATTTATTACATCGTTCACCATATTATTGTAAAAACCGCTTTATTCTTATTTGCGGGGATTTCGGAAAAAATCACCGGCACGAACGATCTTAAACAGATGGGCGGACTTTTGAAGACGCACCCGACCTTTTCCTGGATGTTTTTTATTACAGCCATCTCACTGGCAGGGATTCCGCCTCTCTCCGGGTTTTTCAGCAAATTTCCGTTGATATTATCCGGGATGCAAGAAGAGCGCTACCTTATCACTGCCGTTGCGTTGCTCGTTGGCTTATTAACCTTGTTTTCCATGATCAAAATCTTTTCGTTTGCTTTTTGGGGGAGGCAAAAACATACAGAGCCCCAAGCGAAAATCAAAACCGGGAGCTTACTTCTATCGACCGCTCCTCTCGTGGCGCTTACCATTATATTAGGACTTATGGCAGAGCCCATTTTTAGCTATTCCCTTGAGATTGCGGAAGAACTTCTGGATCCTGCTGTTTACATTGAATCTGTGCTGGAGGAGTAA
- a CDS encoding Na(+)/H(+) antiporter subunit C has protein sequence MELLMSIVVGVFFMVGTYLIMTRSLIRVVVGINILSHSTHLLLLTMAGLKTGAPPLLNRGEEAFTDPLPQALILTAIVISFGVTAFTIVLAYRTYKVHRTDDLEQLRGIRNE, from the coding sequence ATGGAGTTATTAATGTCCATTGTCGTCGGTGTTTTTTTTATGGTAGGAACGTACTTGATTATGACAAGGAGCTTGATCAGGGTCGTCGTTGGCATCAATATTTTATCCCACTCGACACACTTGTTGCTCCTGACGATGGCAGGGTTAAAAACCGGTGCCCCACCGCTGCTCAACCGCGGAGAGGAAGCGTTTACCGATCCACTGCCGCAAGCGCTCATTCTTACCGCAATTGTCATAAGTTTTGGGGTGACCGCTTTTACGATTGTGCTCGCTTATCGGACCTACAAAGTGCACAGAACAGATGATCTTGAACAGTTGAGGGGTATCCGCAATGAATAG
- a CDS encoding MnhB domain-containing protein, giving the protein MMKWKTNNLLFIHITRVASFLILSFSIYLFFAGHNDPGGGFIGGLMTAASVLLLYLTFDKRKIDEMLPINYVNFIPTGLLIGFGAGFIGMIFGFPYLTQFFDYFSFPLIGEVELATAVIFDLGIYLGVAAVALTIILTIAGDEE; this is encoded by the coding sequence ATGATGAAGTGGAAAACAAACAATTTGTTGTTTATTCACATTACACGTGTCGCTTCCTTTCTCATTCTATCCTTCTCTATCTATCTGTTTTTTGCCGGGCATAACGACCCCGGGGGCGGCTTCATCGGAGGGCTCATGACGGCCGCCTCGGTGCTTTTGCTTTATTTAACGTTTGACAAACGAAAAATCGACGAGATGCTCCCGATCAATTACGTAAACTTTATTCCAACCGGGCTTCTCATTGGATTTGGAGCCGGATTTATTGGAATGATTTTTGGTTTTCCATATCTCACCCAGTTTTTTGATTACTTTTCCTTCCCTTTGATTGGTGAAGTGGAACTGGCGACGGCGGTTATATTTGATCTCGGCATCTACCTGGGTGTTGCCGCTGTCGCCCTTACCATCATATTAACGATCGCGGGGGATGAAGAATAA
- a CDS encoding Na+/H+ antiporter subunit A has product MSLLHWAILIPFLFAIIVPILYKYIRPIHTGWFVLLVPSVLFIYFSPYITPIANGETFMESVPWVPSLGIQFSAYIDGWSLLFALLITGIGALVVLYSIYYLDKKSEALNNFYVYLLLFMGAMLGVVLSDNLIVLYVFWELTSLSSTLLISYWYYRDASINGAVKSLNITVFGGFSMLAGFALLYVITGTFSIQEMIGQAGTVIDHPLFLPTIILILLGAFTKSAQFPFHIWLPDAMEAPTPVSAYLHSATMVKAGIYLVARFTPLFGGAPEWFWIIAGGGLLTLLWGSLSALRQKDLKGLLAYSTISQLGMVMCLLGLGSAALYFDDANELYTLAIMAAVFHLFNHASFKGSLFMTAGIVDHETGTRDIRSLGGLMLVMPATATISLIGAASMAGLPPFNGFLSKEYFFDAITNATEYGIFNMETAGMLFPVIGWVASVFTFIYCCIFFFKTFAGRFETDRFPKKVHEAPVGMLISPAILAFVVVTVGLFPNLLSQSIIEPSMASILNGLPMDNEAFSVNIEHWHGWFSLELWMTIGVVAFGSLIYAGMGRWSKWSIYNKNVDPLTPVYDTTISGTIKGSQMITNIQMTGRLRDYFAFIAVFFLIITGWTLFRFDALTLDTGSMSEVTIYEGMLIGLLLVSVLSLPFIQKRIAAVVVLGFIGFLIALLFVNFRAPDLALTQLLIETVLVVLFMLAFYHLPELRKETSKLTFKWTNAIISFGVGLLITVVAFSAFSFGQGNEFNPISDYFIENSADLAGGYNMVNVVLVDFRGLDTILELLVLAIAGLAVIALIKLKMKEGDDV; this is encoded by the coding sequence ATGAGTTTGTTACACTGGGCGATCCTCATCCCCTTCCTATTTGCCATCATCGTACCCATACTCTATAAATACATACGCCCGATCCATACCGGATGGTTTGTGCTGCTCGTACCGTCCGTTTTGTTTATTTATTTTTCACCCTACATAACCCCGATTGCTAACGGGGAGACATTTATGGAATCCGTTCCTTGGGTTCCGTCCTTAGGCATCCAATTTTCAGCCTACATCGATGGTTGGAGTTTGTTGTTTGCGCTTTTGATCACAGGAATCGGGGCGCTTGTCGTCCTTTATTCCATTTATTATTTGGACAAAAAATCGGAAGCACTGAACAATTTTTATGTCTATCTATTGCTCTTTATGGGAGCAATGCTCGGGGTAGTTCTTTCCGATAACCTGATCGTACTCTATGTATTTTGGGAATTGACGAGTCTGTCTTCTACGCTTTTGATCAGCTACTGGTATTATAGAGATGCTTCTATCAATGGTGCCGTCAAATCATTGAATATTACCGTGTTCGGTGGCTTTTCCATGCTCGCCGGCTTTGCATTGCTATACGTGATAACGGGAACCTTCAGCATCCAGGAAATGATCGGACAAGCCGGCACCGTCATTGATCACCCGTTGTTTTTGCCGACCATTATCCTAATTTTATTAGGGGCATTTACAAAATCGGCGCAATTTCCGTTTCACATTTGGCTCCCTGACGCAATGGAAGCGCCTACACCGGTTAGTGCCTATTTGCACTCCGCCACAATGGTTAAAGCGGGGATTTATCTTGTGGCCCGCTTCACGCCGTTGTTCGGAGGCGCTCCGGAATGGTTTTGGATCATTGCCGGCGGCGGTTTGCTCACTTTGCTGTGGGGGTCCCTTTCCGCTCTTCGCCAGAAAGATCTTAAAGGGTTGCTCGCCTACTCCACCATCAGCCAACTGGGGATGGTCATGTGTTTGCTCGGCCTTGGTTCCGCCGCTTTGTATTTCGATGACGCGAATGAATTGTACACACTTGCAATCATGGCTGCCGTCTTCCACCTTTTTAACCACGCGAGCTTTAAGGGTAGCCTGTTTATGACCGCCGGAATCGTCGATCATGAAACAGGCACGCGGGATATTCGTTCGCTGGGAGGATTAATGTTGGTAATGCCGGCAACCGCCACGATTTCTTTAATCGGTGCGGCATCGATGGCCGGACTGCCTCCCTTTAACGGTTTTCTCAGTAAAGAGTATTTTTTCGACGCGATTACGAATGCCACCGAATATGGGATCTTCAATATGGAGACTGCCGGAATGCTTTTCCCGGTGATCGGTTGGGTTGCAAGTGTGTTTACGTTCATCTATTGTTGCATCTTTTTCTTCAAAACGTTTGCCGGACGTTTCGAAACGGATCGTTTTCCGAAAAAAGTGCACGAAGCACCTGTCGGAATGCTAATCAGTCCGGCGATTCTCGCTTTCGTCGTTGTTACGGTCGGTTTATTCCCGAATCTCCTGTCACAATCCATCATTGAACCGTCTATGGCTTCGATTTTAAACGGATTACCGATGGATAACGAGGCTTTTTCCGTAAACATTGAACACTGGCACGGTTGGTTTAGTCTCGAACTGTGGATGACCATTGGCGTGGTTGCCTTCGGAAGCTTGATTTACGCGGGGATGGGGAGATGGAGCAAATGGTCGATTTATAACAAAAACGTCGATCCGCTTACCCCTGTCTACGACACGACCATTTCAGGAACGATTAAAGGATCGCAAATGATCACAAACATCCAAATGACCGGCAGATTACGTGATTATTTCGCTTTCATCGCTGTTTTTTTCCTAATTATTACAGGGTGGACATTGTTCCGTTTTGACGCCCTTACGTTGGATACCGGCAGTATGAGCGAAGTTACGATCTACGAAGGGATGCTCATCGGGCTGTTGCTCGTCTCGGTCCTATCACTTCCCTTTATACAAAAGCGGATCGCGGCTGTCGTCGTCCTCGGGTTCATCGGATTTTTAATCGCACTTCTTTTCGTGAACTTCAGGGCGCCGGACCTGGCCCTTACGCAACTCCTGATAGAGACGGTCCTTGTCGTTCTTTTCATGCTCGCCTTTTACCATTTGCCCGAGCTGCGAAAAGAAACGTCAAAGCTAACGTTCAAATGGACGAACGCCATCATCTCTTTCGGCGTGGGTCTCCTCATTACGGTTGTTGCCTTTAGCGCATTTTCCTTTGGCCAAGGAAACGAGTTTAATCCGATTTCCGATTACTTCATCGAAAACTCGGCGGATCTGGCCGGCGGTTACAATATGGTGAATGTCGTTCTTGTCGATTTTCGTGGATTGGATACGATATTGGAACTCCTTGTCTTGGCCATCGCCGGTCTTGCCGTTATCGCGCTGATTAAATTGAAAATGAAGGAGGGGGATGATGTATGA
- a CDS encoding sporulation histidine kinase inhibitor Sda, giving the protein MRNLSDEMLIEAYERALKLNLNDDFIAIIQSEMERRALTVTQSLG; this is encoded by the coding sequence ATGCGGAACCTTTCTGATGAAATGCTTATAGAAGCGTACGAAAGAGCTTTAAAACTAAATTTGAATGATGATTTCATTGCTATCATTCAATCGGAAATGGAACGACGAGCGCTCACGGTGACGCAGTCACTGGGATAA